In a genomic window of Sulfuriferula nivalis:
- the rsmA gene encoding 16S rRNA (adenine(1518)-N(6)/adenine(1519)-N(6))-dimethyltransferase RsmA, which translates to MAKHIARKRFGQHFLCDNDIIDGIIHAIRPQAGDKLVEIGPGLGALTVPLMANVPHLDVVELDRDIIERLRRTHSAEKLTVHAGDALDFDFASLGDRLRIVGNLPYNISTPLLFHLAEFAPQIVDMHFMLQKEVVERMVAQPSTHDYGRLTVMLQYRFEMESLFDVPPTAFDPPPKVDSAIVRMLPRVASEMGAYNITTFAHVVSSAFAQRRKTIRNTLAGLLNPTDFAKLELDSQRRAETLSVAEFVHIANYLTNKESS; encoded by the coding sequence ATGGCTAAACATATTGCACGTAAACGCTTCGGGCAACACTTTTTATGCGATAACGATATTATCGATGGCATTATTCACGCTATACGCCCGCAAGCAGGGGATAAACTAGTAGAGATTGGGCCGGGTTTGGGCGCATTGACCGTACCGCTGATGGCGAATGTTCCCCATCTGGATGTGGTCGAATTGGATCGCGACATTATTGAGCGTCTGCGCCGTACCCACAGCGCAGAGAAACTTACGGTACATGCTGGCGATGCTTTGGATTTTGATTTTGCCAGTCTGGGCGATCGTTTGCGTATTGTTGGCAATTTGCCATATAACATTTCTACGCCGCTGTTATTTCACCTTGCTGAATTTGCGCCGCAAATTGTGGATATGCACTTCATGCTGCAAAAAGAAGTCGTTGAGCGCATGGTCGCGCAGCCAAGTACGCACGATTACGGGCGGTTAACGGTAATGCTGCAGTATCGCTTTGAAATGGAATCATTATTTGATGTGCCTCCTACTGCGTTTGATCCACCGCCCAAGGTGGACTCTGCTATCGTGCGCATGCTGCCACGTGTAGCAAGTGAAATGGGTGCGTATAACATTACCACTTTCGCACATGTAGTCAGCAGCGCGTTTGCGCAACGTCGCAAGACCATACGCAACACGTTGGCTGGTTTACTCAACCCTACAGACTTTGCCAAACTGGAACTTGATTCGCAACGTCGCGCAGAAACGCTGAGCGTGGCAGAATTCGTCCATATTGCTAACTATTTAACCAACAAGGAATCATCATGA
- the pdxA gene encoding 4-hydroxythreonine-4-phosphate dehydrogenase PdxA, with the protein MTLCLTAGEPAGIGADLCVMLAQTAREFPIVVLADQSLIRERAAQLKLSLRIVDYATTPEVTRLAGEISVCHIPLTVPAQAGVLNPANAQYVLDILDRAATGCMKGEFAGMVTAPVQKSVINAAGIPFTGHTEFLADVTQTERVVMMLVGGGMRVALATTHLPLRQVADAITAESLITTLRILHRDMVQHFHIANPHILVAGLNPHAGEDGHLGDEEIRIITPVLNQLRAEGMNLTGPLPADTLFNPVRLASADAVLAMYHDQGLPVLKYASFGGGVNVTLGLPIVRTSVDHGTALDLAGTGKVHAGSLAAAITLAAHMGGMENG; encoded by the coding sequence ATGACCTTATGTCTCACTGCCGGCGAACCTGCTGGCATTGGTGCTGATTTATGTGTGATGCTGGCGCAAACTGCACGGGAATTCCCCATCGTCGTGCTCGCGGATCAATCGCTTATTCGTGAGCGTGCTGCTCAGTTAAAGCTGTCATTACGCATAGTTGACTATGCGACAACACCTGAGGTTACTCGATTAGCCGGCGAAATCAGCGTATGTCATATTCCCTTAACTGTCCCTGCGCAAGCAGGTGTGCTCAATCCCGCGAATGCCCAGTATGTGCTTGATATATTGGATCGTGCGGCCACAGGTTGCATGAAAGGTGAATTTGCCGGTATGGTGACTGCGCCGGTGCAAAAATCCGTAATTAACGCAGCGGGTATCCCTTTTACTGGACATACAGAATTTCTGGCTGATGTGACGCAAACTGAGCGCGTGGTTATGATGCTGGTCGGCGGTGGTATGCGCGTCGCACTGGCGACTACGCATTTGCCATTACGTCAGGTGGCGGATGCCATTACTGCTGAATCTCTTATTACCACTTTGCGGATACTGCATCGCGATATGGTGCAGCATTTTCATATTGCAAATCCCCATATTCTGGTTGCAGGGCTCAACCCGCACGCGGGAGAAGATGGCCATTTAGGCGATGAAGAAATCCGCATAATTACGCCTGTGCTTAACCAGCTTCGCGCTGAAGGCATGAATCTGACTGGCCCATTGCCTGCCGACACCCTGTTTAATCCAGTTCGTTTAGCAAGCGCTGATGCAGTATTGGCGATGTATCACGATCAAGGCCTGCCAGTGCTGAAATATGCCAGTTTTGGTGGTGGTGTAAATGTGACGCTGGGGCTGCCTATCGTGCGGACTTCAGTGGATCACGGTACAGCGCTGGATTTGGCGGGTACGGGAAAAGTACATGCGGGTAGTCTTGCAGCGGCAATTACTTTAGCGGCACACATGGGCGGAATGGAAAATGGCTAA